A genomic window from Balaenoptera acutorostrata chromosome 20, mBalAcu1.1, whole genome shotgun sequence includes:
- the ST6GALNAC2 gene encoding alpha-N-acetylgalactosaminide alpha-2,6-sialyltransferase 2 isoform X1 encodes MGLSRSPLFWLLLLFAVVCSGILVALYSSAVESYLGPLTGARNITSSRAFFGPKASNSRTRKNLPCRHSLSLAIRRHPHFRDLFDLSIPVLLSGNLFTQELWDSLSRHKAPYGWQGLSSQAIASTLSLLNGSESTRLFTVSRELLPGCIRCAVVGNGGILNGSRQGQNIDAHDYVFRLNGAVIKGFENDVGTKTSFYGFTVNTMKNSLISYSNLGFTSVPQGQDLRYIFIPSDIRDYVMLRSAILGVPVPEGPDKGDSPAPTGPHTDTVPAPFPSPHSPTGRTTAPAALSTSIVGPRPQTYFGPEASASKFKLLHPDFISYLTERFLKSKWINTKFRDLYMPSTGALMLLTALHTCDQVSAYGFITSNYQKFSDHYFERIKKPLIFYVNHDLSLEATLWKDLHKAGILWLYQR; translated from the exons GAACATCACATCGTCTCGAGCTTTCTTTGGACCCAAGGCATCGAATTCTAGGACGAGAAAG AACCTGCCCTGTCGACACTCACTTTCTCTCGCCATTCGACGGCACCCTCACTTCCGGGATCTGTTTGATCTCTCCATTCCAGTGCTGCTGTCAGGGAACCTCTTCACCCAGGAGCTCTGGGACAGCCTGAGCCGGCACAAAGCCCCCTATGGCTGGCAGGGGCTCTCCAGCCAAG CCATCGCCTCCACCCTGAGCCTCCTGAATGGCTCTGAGAGCACCAGGCTGTTTACCGTCTCCAGGGAGCTGCTTCCGGGCTGCATCCGGTGTGCCGTGGTGGGTAACGGAGGCATCCTGAATGGTTCCCGCCAGGGTCAGAACATCGATGCCCATGACTACGTGTTCAG ACTCAATGGTGCTGTGATCAAAGGCTTTGAGAATGACGTGGGCACCAAGACCTCCTTCTACGGTTTCACTGTAAACACAATGAAGAACTCCCTCATCTCCTACTCAAACCTGGGCTTCACCTCTGTGCCGCAGGGACAG GACCTGCGCTATATTTTCATCCCCTCAGACATCCGCGACTACGTGATGCTGAGATCGGCCATTCTAGGTGTGCCTGTCCCTGAGGGCCCCGATAAAGGGGACAG CCCCGCTCCTACCGGTCCACACACCGACACCGTCCCGGCGCCTTTCCCCTCTCCTCACTCCCCAACGGGCCGTACGACGGCACCGGCCGCTCTGTCCACTTCTATCGTGGGTCCTAGGCCTCAGACCTATTTTGGACCAGAAGCCTCCGCCAGCAAATTCAAGCTACTCCATCCAGACTTCATCAGCTACCTGACAGAGAG GTTTCTGAAATCCAAGTGGATTAACACAAAATTCAGAGACCTATACATGCCTAGCACTGGAGCCCTCATGTTGCTGACAGCACTGCATACCTGTGACCAG GTTAGTGCCTATGGATTCATCACAAGCAACTACCAGAAATTTTCTGACCACTATTTCGAACGAATAAAGAAGCCACTGATATTCTACGTGAACCATGATCTGTCCCTGGAAGCCACCCTGTGGAAGGACCTGCACAAGGCTGGCATCCTTTGGCTGTACCAGCGCTGA